TTTCGTCCATTGCGGAAGATTCCCTACTGCTGCCTCCCGTAGGAGTCTGGGCCGTGTCTCAGTCCCAGTGTGGCCGATCACCCTCTCAGGTCGGCTACGCATCGTTGCCTTGGTGAGCCGTTACCTCACCAACTAGCTAATGCGCCGCGGGTCCATCTGTAAGTGATAGCCGAAACCATCTTTCAGCTTTCCCTCATGTGAGGGAAAGAATTATCCGGTATTAGCCCCGGTTTCCCGGAGTTATCCCAGTCTTACAGGCAGGTTGCCCACGTGTTACTCACCCGTCCGCCGCTGACTTCAGGGAGCAAGCTCCCATCTGTCCGCTCGACTTGCATGTATTAGGCACGCCGCCAGCGTTCGTCCTGAGCCAGGATCAAACTCTCCATATAAGAGTTGATTAAGCTCATAAGTTGTCTTTTCAAAAAAGACTAAAGAATTAACGTTGACGTTTTTGTTCGTTCAGTTTTCAAAGATCAATCCGCCGCTCAAAGGCGACTTTATTATCTTATCAGATTCGATCACCTGAGTCAATAACTTTTTTTAAAAATCTTTTTTGTAAGTCGCTGTCTCGCAGCAACGAATATAAATATATCACCTTGCAGGACAACATGCAATATGTTTTTTCTTTTTTATCCGCAAAAAAGAAAGAAAAAATATTCCCATTATTCTGCTCGGGAAAAAGTATCATTTATGCAGATTTTACGTCCCCAAATCCTTTATATAAAACAAAAAAAGACAGAGTACGTACTGTACTCTGCCTGATTTTATTAATTTTAACGATGGCGCATTAACGGGAATAACAGAACATCCCTAATAGAAGGAGAGTTTGTCAGCAGCATAACAAGGCGGTCGATTCCGATGCCAAGTCCTCCAGTTGGCGGCATGCCGTATTCAAGAGCTTCAATGAAGTCGTCATCCATCATATGAGCTTCATCATTGCCCTCTTCACGTTCTTTAAGCTGTGCTTCAAAACGCTCGCGCTGGTCAATCGGATCATTCAGCTCAGTGAAAGCATTCGCATGCTCTCGGGCTACAATGAATAATTCAAATCGATCAGTAAAGCGTGGATCTTCTTCATTTTTCTTCGCAAGCGGTGAAATCTCGACAGGATGGCCATAGATGAATGTAGGCTGAATTAATTTCTCTTCAACCTTCTGCTCGAAGAATTCGTTAACAATATGTCCATACTCCATATTGTCTTTGATTTCAACACCGTGTTCTTTGGCTAGCTGCTGTGCTTCTTCCTTGCTTGTTTCTTTCCAAAAGTCTACCCCTGTATATTCCTTAATTGCATCTACCATATGGAGCCTTTTCCATTCAGGCTTAAGATCCACTTCATACTCACCGTATTGCACAGAAGTTGTTCCGAGAACTTCTTGGGCAATGTGGGCAATAAGGTTTTCTGTCAGGCTCATGATATCTCTATAGTCAGCATAAGCCTCGTACAATTCAATCATAGTGAATTCAGGATTGTGCCGTGTAGATACACCTTCATTACGGAATACCCGGCCAATTTCATACACTTTTTCAAGGCCGCCCACAATCAGGCGCTTCAGGTGAAGCTCAATCGCGATACGCATATAAAGTTCCATATCCAGCGCATTATGATGAGTGATAAATGGTCGTGCAGATGCCCCCTGCAATGGAATGCATCATAGGTGTTTCAACTTCAAGGTAGCCATGACTGTCAAGGTAGCGGCGCATGGATTGGATAATGCGGCTTCTCGTGATGAAAGTCTGTTTGCTTTCCTCACTCATAATTAGATCCAGGTAACGCTGGCGGTAACGCTGCTCAACGTCTTTAAGACCGTGGAACTTATCCGGAAGAGGACGCAGGGATTTTGTCAGAAGGTCAAATTCCTGCGCTTTAACAGACAATTCGCCTACCTTTGTTTTAAAGAGCGTACCGCTGACCCCAATGATATCTCCCAGGTCGGCAGATTCGAAGATTGCATAGTTCTCTTCCCCAACTGCATCTTTGCGGATGTAGATTTGAATTTGTCCTGATAGATCTTGTATATGAGCGAATCCAGCTTTCCCTTTTCCGCGCTTTGTCATAATACGGCCTGCCAGAGTGACAGAAACATTCTTTTCTTCAATTTCTTCTTTTTCAAGCTCACCGTACTGCTCTATTAATTCTTTGCTTTGGTGTGAACGGTCGAAACGTTTCCCGAAAGGATCCATTCCCTGTTCGCGCAAGCTGTTCATTTTCTCGCGTCTTACTTTTAACTGGTCATTTAATTCTTCATGACTCTGGCTCACTGAAATCATCTCCATTTTGTAAATCTTTTTATGTACGCACAATTCTGCGATCCTTCAAAAATGTATATCTCTATTATTTTACACAAAGTGAGTAAATCAGACATCCTAAATATTTAAATAGAATAAAAACTGCCAGTTCATGCACTGGCAGTTTCCTTTTATCAAAAGTATTATAGGCAAAGAAAGACTGCCTGTCAAACTTTACGCAGCTTATCCTGCCTGTATCTGGCTTCTTTCCTTTTCTTCTGCATCGATCACTAAAGCGTTCAGCAATGTAACAAGATCTTCTCTCGTATCACATTCGTTGACCGCATTGCGGACTTTCGCATTGCCGCGGATACCTTTAAGGTACCACGCTGTATGCTTTCTCATTTCACGGACAGCGATAAATTCACCTTTTAATGAAATCAGGCGGTCGAGGTGAAGAATGCACACATCAATCTTCTCGCGTATAGAAGGCTCACCCATTAATTCACCTGTCTCAAGGTATTTGACTGTGCGGTAAATCATCCATGGGTTTCCTAGTGCAGCACGCCCGATCATGACACCGTCACAGCCTGTTTCGTCCAGCATGCGCTTGGCATCCTCCGGTGTCTGCACATCACCATTTCCGATAAGCGGAATGTTAATGCTCTGCTTCACTTCGCGGATGATATCCCAGTTTGCTTTCCCTTCATACATTTGGACACGCGTACGTCCATGAAGGGCTACAGCTTTACCGCCTG
This window of the Cytobacillus pseudoceanisediminis genome carries:
- the dusB gene encoding tRNA dihydrouridine synthase DusB, whose amino-acid sequence is MFKIGDIDLKNRVVLAPMAGVCNSAFRLTVKEFGAGLVCAEMVSDKGIVTKNEKTMNMLYIDEREKPLSLQIFGGEKETLVEAAKFVDKNTNADIIDINMGCPVPKITKCDAGAKWLLDPDKIYEMVSVVTDAVEKPVTVKMRMGWDEDHIYAVRNAQAVERAGGKAVALHGRTRVQMYEGKANWDIIREVKQSINIPLIGNGDVQTPEDAKRMLDETGCDGVMIGRAALGNPWMIYRTVKYLETGELMGEPSIREKIDVCILHLDRLISLKGEFIAVREMRKHTAWYLKGIRGNAKVRNAVNECDTREDLVTLLNALVIDAEEKERSQIQAG